A part of Apostichopus japonicus isolate 1M-3 chromosome 10, ASM3797524v1, whole genome shotgun sequence genomic DNA contains:
- the LOC139974856 gene encoding mitochondrial fission 1 protein-like isoform X1 produces the protein MEEIINETVTVEEIKRFEQTYNSELARGKVSSRTQFEYGWCLVRSAYTNDIKKGTILMEELLQGGSQQIQRDCLFYLGVGHYRLKNFTKALQFVKGLLQIEPNNHQAKDLEILIKKKMNKEGMIGMALVGGAAAVTLGGAALVIGGLVAAGAALAKGKGK, from the exons AGATTTGAACAAACGTATAACTCAGAGCTCGCAAGAGGGAAGGTCTCATCACGAACACAGTTTGAGTATGGCTGGTGTTTGGTCAGGAGTGCTTACACCAATGACATCAAGAAAGGAACCATCCTGATGGAAGAGTTACTCCAAGGTGGAAGCCAACAGATACAGAGAGATTGTCTATTTTACCTAGGTGTAGGCCATTATAGATTGAAG AATTTCACCAAGGCTCTACAGTTTGTAAAAGGACTGCTACAGATTGAACCAAACAATCACCAAGCAAAAGATTTAGAGATATTaataaagaagaagatgaaTAAAG AGGGGATGATTGGTATGGCGCTGGTAGGTGGAGCGGCAGCGGTGACTCTTGGTGGTGCTGCATTGGTCATCGGAGGGTTGGTGGCAGCAGGCGCTGCACTGGCTAAGGGGAAGGGTAAATGA
- the LOC139974856 gene encoding mitochondrial fission 1 protein-like isoform X2: MEEIINETVTVEEIKRFEQTYNSELARGKVSSRTQFEYGWCLVRSAYTNDIKKGTILMEELLQGGSQQIQRDCLFYLGVGHYRLKNFTKALQFVKGLLQIEPNNHQAKDLEILIKKKMNKDGLFGMAMVGGAAVVIGGLVVAGMAITKGK, translated from the exons AGATTTGAACAAACGTATAACTCAGAGCTCGCAAGAGGGAAGGTCTCATCACGAACACAGTTTGAGTATGGCTGGTGTTTGGTCAGGAGTGCTTACACCAATGACATCAAGAAAGGAACCATCCTGATGGAAGAGTTACTCCAAGGTGGAAGCCAACAGATACAGAGAGATTGTCTATTTTACCTAGGTGTAGGCCATTATAGATTGAAG AATTTCACCAAGGCTCTACAGTTTGTAAAAGGACTGCTACAGATTGAACCAAACAATCACCAAGCAAAAGATTTAGAGATATTaataaagaagaagatgaaTAAAG ACGGGCTGTTCGGAATGGCGATGGTTGGTGGCGCTGCAGTTGTAATTGGAGGTCTTGTCGTTGCAGGGATGGCAAtcacaaaaggaaaataa